A region from the Colwellia sp. PAMC 21821 genome encodes:
- a CDS encoding sulfatase-like hydrolase/transferase: MNISIKSLFTCVAFITALAPLSHAMAVTADESNTNKSVKQPNIVLLFSDDAGYADFGFHGSKIMQTPNLDKLAQQGVKFQQAYVTDPTCGPSRAGLITGKYQQRFGFEENNVPGYMSENSAADGSDMGIPVEEVTMADYLKKLGYTNGFYGKWHVGGADKFHPLKRGFDEFYGFRGGARSYFAYSKAPASKLDLNERNFGNFEEPKGYYTDVLAEETIQFIEKNAKEDKPFFAFVSFNAVHTPMDAQPEDLAKFPALKGKLKTLAAMTLALDRASGKIMDKLAELGIDDNTIVIFTNDNGGPSDKNASSNAPFSGTKSNHLEGGLRVPFLMKWPNHIQANSTYEYPVSLFDLLPTFYSAGGGLTKDLPGIDGVDLMPYIQQDNNNRPHDVLYWKKDTRATIREGDWKLIRFPDRPAELYYVPEDIREVHNVASKHPEKVKKMFKQLFAWESTLERPRWLLKREFENYDIDRMDKYRKVDLENKD; this comes from the coding sequence ATGAATATTTCAATTAAATCTTTATTTACTTGTGTCGCTTTTATTACTGCTTTAGCACCGTTAAGTCATGCGATGGCAGTCACTGCGGATGAAAGCAATACTAATAAGTCAGTTAAACAGCCTAATATCGTTTTACTGTTTTCTGACGATGCTGGTTATGCAGACTTTGGTTTTCATGGTAGTAAAATCATGCAAACGCCTAATTTAGACAAGCTTGCTCAACAAGGCGTTAAATTTCAACAGGCTTATGTAACGGATCCTACATGTGGTCCTTCACGAGCGGGCCTTATCACTGGTAAATATCAACAAAGATTTGGTTTTGAAGAGAATAACGTGCCTGGTTATATGAGTGAGAACTCTGCAGCAGATGGCAGTGATATGGGTATTCCTGTTGAAGAAGTTACCATGGCTGATTACCTTAAAAAACTCGGTTATACCAACGGTTTTTATGGTAAATGGCATGTTGGTGGCGCAGATAAGTTTCACCCATTAAAAAGAGGCTTTGACGAATTTTACGGGTTCAGAGGTGGTGCACGTAGCTACTTTGCTTATTCAAAAGCACCAGCGAGTAAACTAGATCTTAACGAGCGTAACTTTGGTAACTTTGAAGAACCTAAAGGTTATTACACCGATGTACTTGCTGAAGAAACTATACAATTTATAGAAAAAAACGCTAAAGAAGATAAACCATTTTTTGCCTTTGTTTCTTTTAATGCGGTTCATACACCTATGGACGCTCAACCAGAAGATCTTGCTAAATTTCCTGCCCTTAAAGGCAAGTTAAAAACATTAGCTGCGATGACTCTGGCATTAGACCGAGCTTCTGGAAAAATAATGGATAAGTTGGCCGAACTGGGTATTGATGACAACACCATTGTTATTTTTACCAACGACAATGGCGGACCAAGCGATAAAAATGCTTCAAGCAATGCACCGTTTAGTGGGACAAAATCTAATCACTTAGAAGGTGGTCTTAGAGTACCTTTCTTAATGAAGTGGCCTAATCATATTCAAGCTAACTCTACTTATGAATACCCGGTTAGCCTATTTGATCTACTACCAACTTTTTATTCGGCTGGTGGCGGTTTAACGAAAGACTTACCAGGTATAGATGGTGTAGATCTTATGCCATATATCCAACAAGACAATAACAACCGTCCACACGACGTTCTTTATTGGAAAAAAGATACCAGAGCGACAATTCGTGAAGGAGATTGGAAGTTAATACGTTTTCCTGACCGCCCAGCAGAACTTTACTATGTTCCTGAAGATATTAGAGAAGTTCATAACGTGGCGAGTAAACATCCTGAAAAAGTAAAAAAAATGTTTAAGCAGTTATTTGCTTGGGAATCAACTTTAGAACGACCGCGTTGGTTACTTAAACGTGAATTTGAAAACTACGATATTGACCGAATGGATAAGTACAGAAAAGTAGATTTAGAAAATAAAGATTAA
- a CDS encoding mandelate racemase/muconate lactonizing enzyme family protein: MKIECIRTHHIRCELKKPFGFSQWFYNQRNVLLIEVIADDGTSGWGECYGPADVIQAAVEKFYAPRLMGMDAQSTEAIWHHMWRSSLDFARSGIMMAAMSGIDMALWDLKGKALNLSVSQLMGGAVRNTVPCYATGMYFQDLPEDKLLDTLVSEAVTYAEEGFKAMKIKVGKNLAFDEKLIKAMRKALPNTVLAADSNHAYDLPEALKIAKILEDNDYHWFEEPLSPEHPDLFRQLQDKTNIAIATGECEQTRYGFKRLIEQGGVQLVQADLAYCGGPSEALKIRALASASGLNMIPHVWGTQLNLAAATHFLATAYSEPGRAESKPLYLEYDRTENPLRDNLYKVNVEVKQGEAIVPSAPGLGVEIDNDALNEFTICMTESK, encoded by the coding sequence ATGAAAATAGAATGCATAAGAACTCACCATATAAGATGCGAATTAAAAAAACCTTTTGGTTTTTCTCAGTGGTTCTATAACCAGCGTAATGTTCTACTCATCGAAGTTATTGCTGATGATGGTACATCTGGCTGGGGAGAGTGTTACGGTCCTGCTGATGTTATTCAAGCCGCGGTTGAAAAATTTTACGCACCAAGACTTATGGGAATGGATGCCCAATCTACAGAAGCTATTTGGCACCATATGTGGCGGTCGTCATTAGATTTCGCTCGTTCAGGTATCATGATGGCAGCAATGTCGGGTATTGATATGGCATTGTGGGATTTAAAAGGCAAAGCATTAAATTTAAGTGTAAGCCAATTAATGGGCGGGGCAGTTAGAAACACCGTTCCTTGTTATGCCACGGGTATGTACTTCCAAGATCTCCCTGAAGATAAATTACTCGATACCTTAGTGTCAGAAGCTGTTACCTACGCAGAGGAAGGCTTCAAGGCAATGAAAATAAAGGTTGGTAAGAACTTAGCCTTTGATGAAAAGCTTATTAAAGCCATGCGTAAAGCACTGCCAAATACTGTTTTAGCCGCTGATTCAAATCATGCTTATGATCTACCAGAAGCACTTAAAATAGCAAAAATACTCGAAGATAATGATTATCATTGGTTTGAAGAGCCTTTATCGCCAGAACATCCTGACTTATTCAGACAACTACAAGATAAAACCAATATCGCTATAGCAACCGGTGAATGTGAGCAAACACGTTACGGTTTTAAAAGACTTATTGAGCAGGGCGGTGTTCAATTAGTACAAGCCGATTTAGCTTATTGTGGTGGTCCAAGCGAAGCACTTAAAATACGCGCATTAGCATCAGCTAGTGGTTTAAACATGATACCGCATGTGTGGGGTACGCAATTAAACTTAGCAGCAGCGACACATTTCTTAGCCACAGCTTATTCTGAACCAGGGCGTGCTGAATCTAAACCCTTATATTTAGAGTATGACCGTACCGAAAACCCTTTAAGAGACAATCTTTACAAAGTTAATGTTGAAGTTAAGCAAGGTGAAGCCATTGTTCCTTCTGCACCAGGACTCGGTGTTGAAATAGATAACGACGCTTTAAACGAATTTACTATCTGTATGACGGAATCAAAATGA
- a CDS encoding family 16 glycosylhydrolase, giving the protein MLNNLKVSILLVTLLTGCQATEVKKTSAIKPTINNTDLNQWVYVEPLSDEFNDKSINKNKWDNDPNDWGPWSWEQENTQVSEGNLNISLTYEEHVAKRWSGKKQKVAVNLFYKSGILRSHQYQTYGYYEVRMKGIPTFPGSSPAFWIYSLNEEINAMGLKKSEEGNVTYSEVDIVELQQSEWIHGSYKKYDSANVIDMNLHTRVIENGKEIWKRPGKYPELTRNKIQADFDARDDFHVYGAEVSKEKIIWYIDGEKVAEKPNVYWHLPMHVTLSLGLRRPHVTYNNCPDGLERCPVPEEATSEGYPSAMQVDWVRVYKKR; this is encoded by the coding sequence ATGTTAAATAATCTTAAAGTATCGATATTACTGGTGACTTTGTTAACAGGGTGTCAGGCAACAGAAGTAAAAAAAACAAGCGCAATTAAGCCAACTATTAACAATACAGATCTAAATCAATGGGTTTATGTTGAGCCGTTGTCAGATGAGTTTAACGATAAAAGTATTAATAAAAATAAATGGGATAATGATCCAAACGACTGGGGTCCATGGTCGTGGGAGCAAGAAAATACTCAAGTAAGCGAAGGGAATTTGAATATTTCTCTAACTTATGAAGAACATGTAGCTAAACGTTGGTCTGGAAAAAAACAAAAAGTCGCTGTTAATTTGTTTTATAAGTCAGGCATTTTACGTAGCCATCAATATCAAACTTACGGCTATTACGAAGTAAGAATGAAGGGCATTCCAACATTTCCAGGTTCAAGTCCCGCATTTTGGATTTATAGTCTAAATGAAGAAATCAACGCGATGGGCCTTAAAAAATCTGAGGAAGGTAACGTCACGTATTCTGAAGTTGATATTGTCGAATTACAGCAATCAGAATGGATTCACGGCAGTTACAAAAAATATGATAGTGCCAATGTTATTGATATGAATTTGCATACTCGAGTAATTGAAAACGGTAAAGAAATTTGGAAAAGACCCGGGAAATATCCAGAGCTAACGCGTAATAAAATTCAAGCTGATTTTGACGCTCGTGACGACTTTCATGTTTATGGCGCAGAAGTTTCTAAAGAAAAAATCATTTGGTACATTGACGGGGAAAAAGTGGCCGAAAAGCCTAATGTTTACTGGCATTTACCTATGCACGTTACGTTATCTTTAGGGTTAAGACGACCACATGTTACCTATAACAATTGCCCGGATGGACTCGAACGATGTCCCGTACCAGAAGAGGCTACATCTGAAGGCTACCCAAGTGCAATGCAAGTTGACTGGGTCAGAGTTTATAAAAAACGTTAA
- a CDS encoding TonB-dependent receptor → MNKHFKLKALSVAIITTFITSPYAMAAEEVSTAVEVKKAEEVAKKQKPTQNIEVIEVTGFKGSLRKSMNSKRFSDSVSDSIFAEDVGKSTDQNIGDALSRVTGVTVQEEDGEGTRISVRGAGPSLNQITLNGVSLTSGLSGGGNNPSADQSVDLSSFSSDILSSIDVVKTSSADQDEGSLGASVILRTVKPLSLNAPRRSFNVEGRYNDFSQENDGRIGASFADKFLDDTLGFVITLSHDKQKTRQDSLNTDWVDSTVPIVDLFASSGRTAHDLATGKAIRLLSEGQTVEDLANWDPDTQIAVDGPLDVLARNSSDFSVTSNERERFSVSTGLEWQASDFTNIQLDVTHTKQTVTTDYHNFRLNFAPLTGVSSNDPVTDWNGVNLDTRTLDKSYSRSSSGFFNRNQGERELETNVVSLTLDHEFSDTFRMAIAAGYSGTDDVTDNFVGLTTATWNTTGRQLIDGMPAEIIEPIGLDCTFSGGDCTFAMGQTAAVIDPFDGSVTQATSRFNPFDLEANHLGGLTFRDNNQSDTNKQIKVDFDWDVDVLDTITKVEFGFKYSNRNKDVYTQNQTVNTGTALVDRSDPNINYSTVGMGSIGVIDMMSGEAFPYDNFAEDLVGDRSSEFFGGWPMLDANKAIAAFAGRDPGTVGVSANALGTREIETESNSAYVKVNFEGFDGRLTGNIGLRYVKDKNTASGVGGINYYRNPHLLDPYDLLIARRLGDINGSQPCAEPTANINPDTGVPDTRFGSTNQDQLTGCWDWALTHGYDLNNSDTIPYVNGSWVLPGGINTNNLTNIDYSGATPFVNELLPLPNQIVDINGNLVDVTRSNHRRFSSNGAIWQYLDLSTAWTGPNGNVDSSSRREASVGGSNSETLLLPSINLNYMINDEMIGRFAASKTMARPQFDSLNPRLQINENIWGPNAAGSAGNSDLKPLESKNLDLSFEWYFDEASLVSAALFYKKMSNFEETVATPFHYKDVRSEYDLTDANLLLDYDENRQPGDADNCMPHRYPGGSLASEWKIECHTAIIDIVKNGKGAEIKGLELGYTQTYDFLPGIWSGLGLSLNYTYQDSEKEIETIGTTGLVTQPLPQAFTPKHSANATIFYEKDGLQLRLANRFTDVQLVDDGVPGGAIWQESTNRLDFSSSYAFNKTYSLTFQVSNLTDEVRRNFYTSYDTQNQAGEVVFDEGDATDGGVTQDRTVSVYKSGRQYRLGIRATF, encoded by the coding sequence ATGAATAAGCATTTTAAATTGAAAGCTTTATCTGTTGCTATAATAACAACATTTATTACTTCACCGTATGCAATGGCAGCTGAAGAGGTTAGCACTGCAGTTGAAGTAAAAAAAGCTGAAGAAGTTGCAAAGAAACAAAAACCAACTCAAAACATTGAAGTGATTGAAGTTACTGGCTTTAAGGGTAGTTTACGAAAGTCGATGAATTCTAAACGTTTCTCTGACAGTGTTAGTGATTCGATATTTGCTGAAGATGTTGGTAAATCTACGGATCAAAATATTGGTGACGCATTATCACGTGTTACCGGTGTTACTGTTCAGGAAGAAGATGGTGAAGGTACAAGAATCTCTGTGCGTGGTGCCGGTCCAAGTTTAAACCAAATAACGCTTAATGGTGTTTCTTTAACCAGCGGCTTATCAGGTGGTGGCAATAATCCTTCGGCTGATCAAAGTGTTGATTTAAGCTCTTTTTCTTCAGATATATTGTCATCAATTGACGTTGTTAAAACATCATCAGCAGATCAAGATGAAGGTTCATTAGGTGCAAGTGTTATTTTACGCACCGTTAAACCACTTTCATTAAACGCGCCACGTCGTTCGTTTAATGTTGAAGGTCGTTATAATGACTTTTCACAAGAAAATGATGGCCGTATTGGTGCGAGTTTTGCTGACAAATTTCTCGATGATACCTTAGGCTTTGTTATCACGCTTTCGCATGACAAACAGAAAACCCGTCAAGATAGTTTAAATACCGACTGGGTCGATTCTACTGTACCTATTGTTGACTTATTTGCCAGTAGTGGCAGAACGGCCCATGATTTAGCTACAGGCAAAGCAATCCGCCTATTAAGTGAAGGTCAAACCGTTGAAGACCTAGCTAATTGGGATCCAGACACGCAAATAGCTGTAGATGGACCATTAGATGTTTTAGCAAGAAATTCGAGCGATTTTTCAGTTACTTCAAATGAACGTGAAAGATTTTCAGTTTCTACTGGCCTTGAATGGCAGGCTTCAGATTTTACAAATATTCAACTTGACGTTACTCACACTAAGCAAACCGTTACGACTGATTATCATAACTTTCGTCTGAACTTTGCACCATTAACCGGTGTTTCTTCAAATGATCCAGTAACCGATTGGAATGGAGTAAATTTAGATACACGTACTCTTGATAAGTCTTACAGTCGCTCATCATCTGGCTTTTTTAATCGTAACCAAGGTGAACGAGAATTAGAAACAAATGTTGTTTCATTAACGCTTGATCACGAATTTAGCGACACTTTCCGTATGGCGATAGCTGCAGGTTATTCTGGTACTGACGATGTTACTGACAACTTTGTGGGGTTAACCACGGCGACTTGGAATACAACGGGTCGTCAACTTATTGATGGTATGCCTGCTGAAATCATTGAACCTATTGGTTTAGACTGTACATTCAGTGGTGGAGATTGTACTTTTGCAATGGGTCAAACTGCGGCAGTAATTGATCCTTTCGATGGCAGTGTAACTCAAGCGACTAGTCGTTTTAATCCTTTTGATTTAGAAGCAAACCATCTTGGTGGCTTAACCTTCAGAGATAACAATCAATCAGATACCAATAAACAAATTAAAGTAGATTTCGATTGGGATGTAGACGTTCTAGATACCATAACAAAAGTTGAATTTGGTTTTAAATACTCAAACCGTAATAAAGATGTTTATACGCAAAATCAAACCGTTAACACGGGTACAGCCTTAGTTGATCGCAGCGATCCTAATATTAACTACAGTACGGTAGGTATGGGCTCTATTGGCGTTATTGACATGATGTCAGGTGAAGCCTTTCCTTACGATAATTTTGCTGAAGATTTAGTTGGAGACCGAAGCAGTGAGTTTTTTGGTGGTTGGCCAATGCTTGACGCAAATAAAGCCATTGCTGCTTTTGCAGGCAGAGACCCAGGCACTGTTGGTGTTAGTGCCAATGCACTCGGAACACGTGAAATTGAAACAGAATCGAACTCTGCTTATGTTAAAGTCAATTTTGAAGGTTTTGATGGTCGTTTAACGGGTAATATTGGTCTTCGCTATGTTAAAGACAAAAATACTGCATCGGGTGTAGGTGGTATTAACTACTATCGTAACCCTCATTTACTTGACCCGTATGATTTACTTATTGCACGTCGTTTAGGTGATATAAATGGTTCACAACCTTGTGCTGAACCAACGGCAAATATTAACCCTGATACAGGAGTTCCAGATACTCGATTTGGTTCAACTAACCAAGATCAACTAACGGGTTGTTGGGATTGGGCACTGACTCATGGTTATGATTTAAATAATTCAGACACTATTCCTTATGTTAATGGTAGCTGGGTTTTACCAGGCGGGATTAACACCAATAACTTAACCAATATTGATTATTCTGGTGCTACTCCTTTTGTTAATGAACTATTACCTTTGCCAAATCAAATTGTTGATATTAATGGTAATTTAGTTGATGTAACGAGAAGTAATCACAGAAGATTTAGTTCTAATGGCGCTATTTGGCAGTATCTAGATTTATCTACTGCTTGGACAGGTCCAAATGGCAATGTTGACTCATCAAGTCGTCGTGAAGCCTCTGTTGGTGGTTCAAATTCTGAGACACTATTACTCCCAAGTATAAATCTTAACTACATGATTAATGATGAGATGATTGGTCGTTTTGCTGCTTCAAAAACAATGGCAAGACCACAATTTGATTCATTAAACCCACGTTTACAAATTAATGAAAATATTTGGGGTCCTAATGCTGCAGGTAGTGCTGGCAACTCCGATCTGAAGCCACTTGAATCTAAAAACTTAGATTTATCATTTGAATGGTATTTCGACGAAGCTAGCCTTGTCTCTGCTGCTTTATTTTATAAAAAAATGTCTAACTTTGAAGAAACAGTTGCCACACCATTTCACTATAAAGACGTACGTTCAGAATACGACTTAACTGATGCTAATTTATTGCTTGATTATGATGAAAATCGTCAGCCTGGTGATGCAGACAACTGTATGCCACATCGTTATCCAGGTGGTTCATTAGCCAGTGAATGGAAGATTGAATGTCACACGGCCATTATTGACATCGTTAAAAATGGTAAGGGTGCAGAAATTAAAGGTTTAGAGCTTGGTTACACCCAAACCTATGACTTTTTACCTGGTATTTGGTCTGGTTTAGGTTTAAGCCTTAATTACACTTATCAAGACTCTGAAAAAGAAATTGAAACTATCGGAACAACTGGTTTAGTTACTCAACCGTTACCGCAAGCTTTTACGCCTAAGCATTCAGCTAACGCGACAATTTTCTATGAGAAAGATGGTTTACAACTGCGCTTAGCTAACCGTTTCACTGATGTACAGTTAGTTGATGATGGTGTACCAGGTGGTGCTATTTGGCAAGAATCTACCAACAGACTCGACTTTAGTTCAAGTTATGCTTTTAACAAGACATACAGCTTAACCTTTCAAGTAAGTAACCTTACCGATGAAGTGCGTCGTAACTTTTACACAAGCTATGACACACAGAATCAAGCGGGCGAAGTTGTATTCGATGAAGGTGATGCTACTGATGGCGGTGTAACTCAAGATCGTACAGTATCTGTTTATAAAAGTGGTCGTCAATACCGTTTGGGTATTAGAGCTACATTTTAA
- a CDS encoding aldehyde dehydrogenase family protein encodes MNDIQYKMIINGERVSSATTFPVINPDNEQTVAHVPQIEAQQVEAVLAAAEQGFKLWSKVSVADREKLILAYANLLEQHKDEIVDILISESGKPIDNAEYDFGMLVTCLRYFVEEAKRVEQPVIVDPDGRFHHYIQRQPIGVAVGFLAWNFPLLNFGYKLAPVLATGCSSIIKPSQVTPLATLRCAELALEVGFPAGVINVITSNDYDVTNPLLTSKIPALFTMIGSTNSGVKAMQTACTSVKHFSVELGGNAPVIVYDDAEVKKAAHNIIDLKYGNSGQVCVSPNRCFVHESVYQEFIAEAKAHAEGLVLGAGRGEGRQMGPVINAKERKRILSLVDDAVTKGATLTLGGKVPASRTKGFYMEPTILTNVSVDMSVAREEIFGPVLPIIQFSDADDIIALANDCEYGLSAYVYTTNLKRGMQAANEIQAGSVCINEVHYAVHLPHGGLKQSGVGKDCSRYSLEEYLTNKRVSILVND; translated from the coding sequence ATGAACGATATTCAATATAAAATGATTATAAATGGCGAACGTGTCAGTTCGGCTACTACTTTTCCAGTGATCAACCCTGATAACGAACAAACGGTTGCACACGTACCTCAAATTGAAGCCCAACAAGTTGAAGCTGTTTTAGCTGCAGCAGAACAAGGCTTCAAGCTTTGGTCTAAAGTTTCTGTAGCAGACAGAGAAAAACTCATTTTAGCTTATGCCAATTTATTGGAACAACACAAAGACGAAATTGTCGATATTCTTATTAGCGAATCAGGTAAGCCCATTGATAATGCTGAATACGATTTTGGTATGTTAGTGACTTGTTTACGTTACTTTGTTGAAGAAGCTAAACGTGTTGAACAGCCTGTTATTGTAGACCCTGATGGAAGATTTCATCATTACATTCAACGTCAACCTATTGGGGTTGCGGTAGGATTTTTAGCTTGGAACTTTCCATTACTAAACTTCGGTTACAAACTAGCGCCAGTACTTGCCACAGGTTGTAGTAGCATTATAAAACCATCACAAGTAACGCCACTTGCCACTTTAAGATGTGCCGAGTTAGCCCTAGAAGTTGGTTTTCCTGCTGGTGTTATTAATGTTATTACCAGTAATGACTATGATGTAACAAATCCATTATTAACCAGTAAAATCCCTGCTTTATTTACCATGATTGGCTCAACCAATTCAGGTGTTAAAGCGATGCAAACAGCTTGTACTAGCGTGAAACATTTTTCAGTTGAACTTGGCGGTAATGCACCTGTAATTGTTTATGATGATGCTGAAGTTAAAAAAGCAGCACACAATATTATTGACCTTAAATACGGTAACAGTGGTCAAGTTTGTGTTTCACCCAACCGTTGTTTTGTTCACGAGTCGGTTTATCAAGAGTTTATTGCTGAAGCCAAAGCGCACGCAGAAGGTCTTGTACTTGGCGCTGGACGCGGCGAAGGTCGTCAAATGGGACCTGTTATTAATGCAAAAGAACGTAAACGCATTCTTTCACTGGTAGATGATGCAGTTACAAAAGGTGCCACTTTAACTTTAGGCGGCAAAGTGCCAGCTTCTCGTACTAAAGGCTTTTACATGGAGCCTACAATTTTGACAAACGTTAGCGTTGATATGTCGGTTGCTCGAGAAGAAATATTTGGTCCTGTTTTACCTATTATTCAATTTAGTGATGCTGACGATATTATCGCTTTAGCCAATGATTGCGAATATGGCCTATCGGCCTATGTTTATACCACTAACTTAAAACGTGGCATGCAAGCAGCCAATGAAATTCAAGCGGGTAGCGTTTGTATCAATGAAGTTCATTATGCCGTGCATTTACCTCATGGTGGTTTAAAGCAAAGTGGTGTTGGTAAAGATTGTTCACGCTATAGCCTTGAAGAATACTTAACCAATAAACGCGTTTCAATTTTAGTGAATGACTAA
- a CDS encoding Ig-like domain-containing protein — protein MQTNLLKKTMLLTMISAALIGCGGADEGKDYNFKSKNPVQFPEESLVVNIDEVIGVIEIDLLFGATVDSQPIDPAESTVYVRNFRFAPLNDNFVTPQAAGNVASQGVSPFFVSEDKTKLIVVTDAFDQALRMCDTTDVRGAVDADGNNIGDGVRDFPQSITYSVHYVIDNGFDLAPGVEHPERELLLTINAISDPVIEVQAFNTEVASGDTTPMLSATLPSYACNSNLTYEIVEQTIASIDDDGIIMGNNKGETTITVTSEENSELNATATITVTPGFNLAITNQDVNDLGAPLGTKSVPTCSAIGITVEPSIVADTLSGDYSYSWMSGTQTFSNEHSDGAFGATGQFTNSLASGEMATVTVGYDAGYTGATSSDDVQEQMVTVTAERNYACEPGELPNGPTDLLLNAGNWGPNATHVAGGLDGTSLLVTSNNDDAAQFGNTTRQVWNANNNFHSLTFGRGGESVGRVFKFAVWAKLSQLPAESTDELKLDHTLLAWNCDGCGVTDGFPGRYTDGVTGSVSAVLKHTTDWQLVEFINPLTGTTEWTVPANWNVNTAAFQFWDLYGFGNGDSIELDNYSIVEVEVE, from the coding sequence ATGCAAACTAACTTACTTAAAAAAACAATGCTATTAACGATGATTTCTGCAGCGTTAATTGGCTGTGGTGGCGCTGACGAAGGTAAAGACTATAACTTTAAGTCGAAAAATCCTGTGCAGTTTCCTGAAGAATCATTAGTCGTAAATATTGATGAAGTTATCGGCGTGATAGAAATAGATTTATTATTCGGCGCAACAGTAGATAGCCAACCAATTGATCCAGCAGAATCAACAGTGTATGTTCGAAATTTTCGGTTCGCACCGCTTAATGATAATTTCGTAACACCACAAGCTGCTGGTAATGTAGCGAGTCAAGGTGTCTCGCCATTTTTTGTTTCAGAAGATAAAACAAAGTTAATTGTTGTTACCGATGCTTTTGACCAAGCACTTCGCATGTGTGATACCACAGATGTTCGTGGCGCCGTTGATGCTGATGGCAATAACATTGGTGATGGTGTGCGAGATTTTCCGCAATCTATTACTTACAGTGTGCATTATGTAATTGATAATGGCTTTGATTTAGCACCGGGGGTTGAGCATCCAGAACGCGAATTATTATTAACCATTAATGCCATATCAGATCCTGTTATTGAAGTTCAAGCATTTAATACTGAAGTTGCCTCAGGTGATACTACACCGATGTTATCAGCCACTTTACCTTCTTACGCTTGTAACAGTAATTTAACTTACGAAATTGTTGAGCAAACCATTGCCAGTATCGATGATGACGGCATTATAATGGGTAACAACAAAGGTGAAACTACCATTACAGTAACGAGTGAAGAAAACTCTGAACTCAATGCTACTGCTACCATCACTGTGACACCAGGATTTAACTTAGCTATCACTAATCAAGATGTTAATGATTTAGGCGCACCATTAGGCACTAAATCGGTTCCTACTTGTTCAGCGATAGGTATTACTGTTGAACCGTCTATTGTTGCTGACACGTTATCGGGTGATTACAGCTATAGTTGGATGTCTGGTACTCAGACCTTCTCTAATGAACATAGCGATGGTGCTTTCGGTGCTACTGGTCAATTCACTAACAGTTTAGCTAGTGGTGAAATGGCTACTGTAACTGTGGGTTATGATGCTGGTTATACTGGTGCAACGAGTTCAGATGACGTGCAAGAGCAAATGGTCACTGTTACTGCAGAAAGAAACTATGCCTGTGAACCGGGTGAACTGCCAAATGGCCCTACAGATCTTCTATTAAATGCTGGTAACTGGGGTCCTAATGCTACGCATGTTGCTGGTGGCCTAGATGGAACAAGTTTGTTAGTTACCTCAAATAATGATGACGCTGCACAGTTCGGTAATACGACTCGACAAGTTTGGAATGCAAATAATAACTTTCATAGCCTTACCTTTGGTCGAGGTGGTGAATCAGTTGGTAGAGTATTTAAGTTTGCTGTTTGGGCAAAGCTTTCGCAGTTACCTGCTGAATCTACTGACGAACTTAAATTAGACCATACCTTGTTGGCTTGGAACTGTGATGGTTGTGGAGTAACAGACGGTTTCCCAGGTCGTTATACAGATGGCGTTACAGGTTCTGTATCCGCTGTACTTAAGCATACTACTGATTGGCAGTTAGTTGAGTTTATTAACCCACTTACTGGCACTACAGAGTGGACAGTTCCTGCAAATTGGAACGTAAATACAGCTGCATTTCAATTCTGGGATCTATATGGTTTCGGCAATGGTGATTCAATCGAGCTCGATAACTATTCTATTGTAGAAGTTGAAGTAGAGTAA